Proteins encoded in a region of the Pseudothermotoga elfii DSM 9442 = NBRC 107921 genome:
- a CDS encoding DUF721 domain-containing protein yields MKKINEIFDMLSFKDPLFKELKLRSFFQYELSSFLGEALARHCKFLQFKEGVLYLECDDPIWLTEANFMKRKIKDKINELFHQQMVKDIVLRRCKL; encoded by the coding sequence ATGAAGAAAATAAACGAGATTTTCGATATGCTTTCATTTAAAGACCCACTATTCAAAGAATTGAAGCTCAGATCGTTTTTTCAATATGAATTAAGCAGTTTCTTGGGAGAGGCTTTGGCAAGGCATTGCAAATTCTTACAATTCAAAGAGGGCGTTCTGTATCTGGAATGTGATGATCCAATCTGGCTTACTGAGGCCAATTTTATGAAAAGAAAGATAAAAGATAAAATAAACGAATTGTTTCATCAACAAATGGTTAAAGACATAGTCCTTAGGAGGTGCAAGTTATGA
- a CDS encoding aminotransferase class IV, producing the protein MLIWKGRWLEKHEAYISLEEPCLLYGGLVYETLRTYNRKLFAGKYHFDRLKASAGCLHIKIDMDYENFRKIISEGVEKVNCDVSVRIMLLPRGNISAFGFETKSYELIIFLEKLNISKFPEKVKVSLSKVRKIDDLATPAYLKIAGRTDILLAKMEKGDAYDVIMLGSKGQVCEGTFSNVFLVKNNTVVTPSLDSGILPGITRKNVIDLCKSLGITVEERWVEPIELCDADELFLTHTSRGVVPVDELSSCKTYSKSVGRFLVSKFEEYIGSIEENWL; encoded by the coding sequence TTGCTGATCTGGAAGGGGCGCTGGCTTGAAAAGCATGAAGCGTATATTTCCTTAGAGGAACCATGCCTTTTATACGGAGGTTTGGTTTATGAAACACTGAGAACCTATAATAGGAAACTATTTGCTGGTAAATATCATTTTGACAGACTCAAAGCATCAGCAGGTTGTTTGCATATAAAAATAGATATGGATTATGAAAATTTTCGGAAGATCATCTCTGAAGGTGTTGAGAAGGTAAACTGCGATGTATCTGTAAGAATCATGTTGTTGCCCCGTGGCAATATAAGTGCTTTTGGGTTTGAGACAAAATCTTATGAATTAATCATTTTTCTCGAGAAATTGAACATTTCGAAATTTCCGGAAAAAGTAAAAGTATCGTTGAGCAAAGTTAGAAAGATAGATGATTTAGCCACACCTGCGTATTTAAAAATTGCTGGCAGAACAGATATATTACTGGCAAAAATGGAAAAAGGAGATGCCTACGATGTTATCATGCTTGGAAGTAAGGGACAGGTTTGTGAAGGGACTTTTTCAAATGTGTTTTTAGTGAAGAACAACACTGTTGTTACGCCCAGTCTTGATAGTGGTATTCTGCCCGGGATAACGAGAAAAAATGTGATAGATCTGTGTAAATCGCTGGGAATAACTGTGGAAGAACGATGGGTTGAACCAATAGAGTTATGCGATGCAGACGAGCTTTTCTTGACTCATACGAGTAGAGGCGTTGTGCCTGTTGATGAGTTAAGCAGTTGCAAAACTTACTCAAAATCTGTTGGAAGATTTCTCGTATCGAAATTTGAAGAATACATAGGCTCCATAGAGGAAAACTGGTTATGA
- the mtaB gene encoding tRNA (N(6)-L-threonylcarbamoyladenosine(37)-C(2))-methylthiotransferase MtaB, whose protein sequence is MKRAYVTFLGCKVNQYESEYMIEQLEQHGFVMSPNFSEADLCVLNTCAVTSEAARKSRQLIRKLRRSNPDAVIVATGCYAHIDAQSLIDIGANIIIGNNEKRNLVNYIARYFENSSNFVDVSEPDQEVLEKVKSFLSDRTRAYIKLEDGCNEFCSYCIVPKTRGKQIRSKPVEVVIKEMNDLLNNGYKEIVLTGVNLGKYGRDIGTSLSMLLRTLLNQIHDDSRIRLSSINVQDLSDELISLFALSNKLCPHLHIPLQSGSNRILQKMNRKYTVEEALDIFEKLKSINQYFSFTTDVIVGFPGETIGDFLQTQELIKEIGFVKVHIFKYSSRPGTVASKLGYHISNDEKERRAKELAALCKEISEKYRKKSIGKIRHVLVEHNRSGICSGYDEYYVRHEFADGDIGNIERVIVKCVSTNGVVSVLADLEGALA, encoded by the coding sequence ATGAAAAGAGCTTATGTTACTTTCCTTGGCTGTAAAGTCAATCAGTATGAATCTGAGTATATGATTGAACAACTTGAGCAGCACGGGTTTGTAATGTCACCAAATTTTTCGGAAGCTGATCTTTGTGTGCTAAATACCTGTGCCGTCACTTCTGAGGCTGCAAGAAAATCGAGACAATTGATTAGAAAATTAAGAAGATCAAATCCGGATGCTGTAATAGTAGCAACAGGATGCTATGCTCACATAGATGCGCAAAGTCTCATTGATATCGGAGCAAATATAATCATTGGAAACAATGAAAAACGCAATTTAGTTAATTACATAGCGAGGTACTTTGAAAATTCTTCGAATTTTGTAGATGTGAGCGAACCAGATCAGGAAGTTTTGGAAAAAGTTAAAAGCTTTCTCTCAGATAGAACCAGGGCGTATATAAAACTTGAGGATGGTTGCAATGAATTTTGCAGTTACTGTATAGTCCCCAAAACACGAGGAAAGCAAATAAGAAGTAAGCCTGTTGAAGTTGTAATTAAAGAAATGAACGATCTTTTGAATAATGGGTACAAAGAAATTGTACTTACAGGCGTGAATCTGGGAAAATATGGTCGGGACATAGGAACATCTTTAAGCATGTTATTAAGGACTCTGCTAAATCAGATTCATGATGATTCGAGAATTCGGCTTAGCTCAATAAATGTTCAAGATTTATCAGACGAATTGATATCGCTATTTGCCTTGAGTAACAAATTATGCCCTCACCTTCATATACCTCTGCAAAGCGGTTCAAATAGAATTCTGCAGAAGATGAACAGAAAATATACTGTTGAAGAAGCTCTCGACATCTTTGAAAAGCTGAAATCAATTAATCAGTATTTTTCTTTTACAACAGACGTAATCGTTGGTTTCCCCGGAGAAACAATTGGCGATTTTTTGCAAACGCAAGAATTAATCAAGGAAATCGGCTTTGTGAAGGTGCACATTTTTAAATATTCATCCAGACCCGGGACAGTAGCAAGTAAACTTGGTTACCATATATCAAATGATGAAAAAGAGAGAAGAGCAAAAGAACTTGCAGCTTTGTGTAAAGAGATTTCAGAAAAATATCGAAAGAAAAGTATTGGAAAAATCAGGCATGTTCTTGTTGAGCATAACAGATCGGGTATATGTTCCGGTTACGACGAATATTATGTGCGCCATGAGTTTGCCGATGGCGATATTGGGAATATCGAGAGAGTAATCGTAAAGTGCGTAAGCACTAATGGGGTGGTGTCGGTACTTGCTGATCTGGAAGGGGCGCTGGCTTGA
- a CDS encoding CBS domain-containing protein, translating into MRVFDVMTRDVTAVTKDESVENVLRIMSSQLLSGIPVVSEDMRVIGFISESDIIRATVPSYFSLLQSASFIPDMNQFLRNAKLVKDKPVFEYMSSPPIVVNEHANLIHVADIMIRHNIKVIPVVDDLGRLVGMIGRTNILKAAMEGAL; encoded by the coding sequence GTGCGTGTATTTGATGTGATGACCCGCGATGTAACAGCTGTAACCAAAGATGAAAGTGTTGAGAACGTATTACGCATAATGTCGAGTCAATTACTCTCTGGAATACCTGTAGTTTCTGAGGATATGAGAGTTATTGGGTTTATAAGTGAAAGCGATATAATTAGAGCGACGGTGCCAAGTTATTTTTCTCTTCTTCAATCAGCTTCTTTCATACCTGACATGAACCAATTTCTCAGAAATGCCAAACTTGTAAAAGATAAGCCTGTTTTTGAATACATGTCTTCTCCACCGATAGTTGTGAATGAGCATGCTAATTTGATACATGTTGCAGACATTATGATCAGGCATAACATAAAAGTCATACCTGTGGTTGATGATCTTGGCAGATTGGTCGGTATGATCGGCCGCACTAATATTTTAAAAGCAGCAATGGAAGGGGCTCTGTAA
- a CDS encoding 1-phosphofructokinase family hexose kinase: MKVITVTFNPALDREFIIEDFQVNKLHRILHREDMQMSPGGKGINVSIALAKLRVQSVAIGVLGGYIGRVLLTELSKLSPLISTSFVHIDHETRENIAILDPKDHTITEINSPGPTVEKRTVDFLVKRYQMLLSRAEAVVLSGSLPPNLGGEIYGMLAKMAKEKGKQVFMEITDDYIRSAFDIQVPNVIKPDVRQKAVVLGKKLISLEDYVDTASELVDMGAEMAIISYQIKSDIVATSDGVWIISTPLEIEISNLLGAGDAYIAAMVYKRLTCPNCDHLEVAKFGYAAALAKTKKLPKEMPEYNEINECLNNCEIKRLR, translated from the coding sequence TTGAAAGTTATAACAGTCACTTTCAATCCTGCCTTAGACAGAGAGTTTATAATCGAGGATTTTCAAGTGAATAAATTACACAGAATTTTACACCGTGAAGATATGCAAATGTCTCCAGGCGGAAAAGGAATAAATGTTTCTATTGCACTTGCAAAGCTCAGAGTGCAATCGGTTGCAATAGGTGTTCTTGGAGGTTATATTGGAAGAGTGCTTCTGACCGAATTAAGCAAACTAAGTCCGTTGATAAGCACGAGTTTCGTGCACATTGATCATGAAACCCGGGAAAACATAGCTATTTTGGATCCTAAGGATCATACAATTACAGAAATCAACTCCCCCGGGCCAACCGTTGAAAAAAGAACTGTCGATTTTCTTGTAAAAAGATACCAGATGCTTCTTTCAAGAGCAGAGGCAGTTGTTCTGTCAGGTAGCCTCCCGCCAAATCTTGGTGGAGAAATTTACGGGATGTTGGCAAAGATGGCTAAGGAAAAAGGGAAACAGGTCTTCATGGAAATAACCGACGACTACATTAGATCTGCTTTCGATATTCAAGTTCCGAATGTAATAAAACCGGATGTGAGACAAAAAGCAGTTGTTCTTGGAAAAAAACTAATCTCTCTTGAGGATTATGTTGACACTGCTTCTGAGCTTGTCGATATGGGAGCCGAAATGGCAATAATCTCATACCAAATTAAAAGTGATATTGTAGCAACAAGTGATGGAGTATGGATTATTTCAACCCCATTAGAGATAGAAATATCGAATCTCCTTGGCGCTGGAGATGCTTATATAGCCGCCATGGTTTATAAGAGGCTAACCTGTCCAAATTGCGATCACTTAGAAGTAGCGAAATTTGGCTACGCAGCTGCTTTAGCAAAAACCAAAAAACTGCCGAAAGAAATGCCAGAATATAACGAAATCAACGAATGTTTGAATAACTGCGAAATTAAGAGACTCAGGTAG
- a CDS encoding ATP-binding cassette domain-containing protein — MEKPIKQEQQKVNSDRSSVEFINFSLSIDGIDVLRNIDLVMKSGELAIVYGPRGAGKSALLRSLLRLNREIYDNVERSGELKVNGKPVNAYDKKTLRRLVTYVEPSFVEALDHLRFGEFINLVLAEKQVSLDELSTELDRLGILRLLKREMRTPLREFYTMEKIMVLLFAAIVRKSSIIVLDCILDHVDDDAIVPVVRELSSIKEDRVVILSTRHQSRFLPMADLFVAIKDGRIEYKGAPRELVLKR, encoded by the coding sequence ATGGAGAAACCAATCAAGCAAGAACAGCAGAAAGTAAACAGCGATCGTAGTTCTGTGGAGTTTATTAATTTTTCCTTGTCTATCGATGGAATAGATGTGCTGAGGAATATCGATCTGGTAATGAAATCAGGTGAGTTGGCTATTGTCTACGGCCCTCGAGGGGCTGGTAAATCCGCGCTTTTAAGATCCCTCCTCAGATTGAACAGAGAAATATATGATAATGTAGAACGATCGGGTGAATTAAAAGTAAACGGAAAGCCAGTTAATGCTTATGACAAAAAGACATTGAGGCGACTCGTAACCTATGTAGAGCCTTCTTTTGTTGAAGCCCTTGATCATCTCAGATTCGGTGAATTTATCAATTTAGTTCTGGCGGAAAAGCAAGTTTCACTGGACGAACTATCTACTGAACTTGACAGGCTTGGAATATTAAGATTGCTGAAACGGGAAATGCGAACCCCTCTCAGGGAATTCTACACTATGGAAAAAATAATGGTCCTTCTATTTGCGGCAATAGTCAGAAAATCTTCAATAATTGTTTTAGATTGTATTCTTGACCACGTCGATGATGATGCCATAGTCCCGGTTGTTAGGGAACTTTCTTCAATAAAAGAAGATAGAGTCGTAATACTCAGTACAAGGCATCAAAGCCGTTTCCTCCCAATGGCAGATTTGTTTGTAGCAATAAAAGATGGTAGAATTGAATACAAAGGGGCTCCAAGAGAATTAGTACTGAAGAGGTGA
- a CDS encoding MaoC family dehydratase, translated as MKFTDFYPGQSHVEKFVITDEMVRSYAELIGDRNPVHLDENYAQTTRFKKRICHGMLVASLISKVLGMDFPGPGTILVKQQIKYKSPVYIDEEIEIHVKVNQVIPEKHRLLLDTPVIKKDGTTVIEAQAEVLFEQ; from the coding sequence ATGAAATTCACAGATTTTTATCCAGGCCAGAGTCATGTTGAAAAATTTGTCATCACAGATGAGATGGTCAGAAGTTATGCAGAATTAATCGGCGACAGGAATCCAGTTCATCTGGATGAAAATTACGCACAAACCACTCGTTTTAAGAAAAGAATTTGTCATGGTATGCTTGTTGCTTCATTAATATCTAAGGTGCTCGGAATGGATTTTCCCGGGCCGGGTACAATTCTTGTAAAGCAGCAAATCAAATATAAATCGCCTGTCTATATAGATGAAGAAATAGAAATACATGTGAAAGTTAATCAAGTAATTCCCGAGAAACATAGACTTTTGTTAGATACACCTGTGATTAAGAAAGATGGTACAACTGTGATAGAGGCTCAAGCAGAGGTATTGTTTGAACAATGA
- the rsmA gene encoding 16S rRNA (adenine(1518)-N(6)/adenine(1519)-N(6))-dimethyltransferase RsmA — protein sequence MRPYGQHFLNDKSTAIKLVELISHDVSNRRVVEIGAGKGFITGFLLQAGFQVLAYEIDQKLAKQLCQKFASPGLKVYVKDFLQSTPEEIENINLCIGSIPYQISSKIIIKLIELGFQKVVLIVQKEFAEKLVAEPGEKRYSFITVLAQSFYDVQKVSNLPKSCFSPAPKVDSAILSMCRNHVSIKIDEYILFLRKIFVSPNKMVHNMIHSAIKKRVRELPADEFLRLFFEEGQNGQSGVVSNSSGFNN from the coding sequence ATGAGGCCTTATGGACAGCATTTTTTGAATGATAAGTCCACGGCCATTAAGTTAGTTGAATTGATCTCTCACGATGTTTCGAATAGACGAGTAGTTGAGATAGGAGCCGGGAAAGGTTTTATAACAGGTTTTCTACTGCAAGCTGGGTTTCAGGTCCTGGCATACGAGATAGACCAGAAACTTGCAAAACAGCTTTGTCAGAAATTCGCCAGTCCTGGTTTAAAAGTGTATGTGAAAGATTTTTTGCAGTCAACGCCGGAAGAAATAGAGAATATCAATTTATGTATAGGTAGCATACCTTATCAAATATCTTCAAAAATAATTATAAAATTAATCGAGCTCGGTTTTCAGAAAGTTGTACTGATTGTTCAAAAAGAATTTGCTGAAAAGCTTGTTGCTGAACCCGGTGAAAAGAGATACAGCTTCATAACTGTACTTGCACAAAGCTTCTATGATGTGCAAAAAGTCAGCAATTTACCAAAATCGTGTTTTTCACCAGCTCCGAAAGTGGATTCTGCAATACTCTCAATGTGCAGAAATCATGTGTCAATTAAGATTGATGAGTATATTCTATTTCTTCGAAAGATTTTTGTATCTCCAAACAAAATGGTACATAATATGATCCACTCGGCTATCAAAAAAAGAGTGCGTGAACTCCCGGCTGATGAATTTTTGCGTCTTTTTTTTGAGGAGGGCCAGAATGGACAGAGCGGAGTTGTTTCAAACAGTTCTGGATTCAATAATTGA
- a CDS encoding sigma-54 interaction domain-containing protein translates to MDRAELFQTVLDSIIEGVILIDKDSKITFMNKQASLMLGIPVSQVINKSVTDAIPNTRLHIVLKTGVPEVNRIQQLGNTKIITTRIPIRDKTGAIIGAVAIFRDITSVQKMAEEVTNLREIEVLLKTIIESTSDAISVADENGRIVMVNKAYTKITGFSAQDVIGKLATVDIAQGESMHLRVAQTRQPIYGARLLVGPGKREVIVDVTPLFVRGEFKGSVGVIHDVSEIAKLTKELDEVKRLIRRMGAKYSFEDIIAESSKMKIAVTQAIKVASTPATVLLRGESGTGKELFAHAIHNASDRRDKPFVSVNCAAIPESILESELFGYTSGAFTGAKKEGKKGLLEEAHRGTIFFDEIGKMPLLLQSKLLRFLESKEIVPVGGTKPVRIDARIIAATNMNLEKMVQEGSFLPDLYFRLNVFPIFLPPLRERKEDIPYLAQHIIKKLNQQYGRLVEGISSDALRKLIHYDWPGNVRELENIMGRAMINMEADERIIKLHHIPPLEEIRHISSITKAGSHKQLLLEYEKGVILKALEENSWNVQKTAENLKISIRTLYYRMKMLGIKREGRRT, encoded by the coding sequence ATGGACAGAGCGGAGTTGTTTCAAACAGTTCTGGATTCAATAATTGAAGGTGTAATACTGATAGACAAAGACTCCAAGATAACATTTATGAATAAACAGGCATCACTCATGCTTGGCATACCTGTTTCTCAGGTGATTAATAAATCCGTGACAGATGCGATACCAAACACACGCTTACATATTGTTCTGAAAACAGGTGTGCCGGAGGTGAATAGAATCCAACAACTTGGCAACACGAAGATAATTACGACAAGGATTCCCATAAGAGACAAAACTGGAGCAATCATAGGCGCAGTGGCAATCTTCCGTGATATAACGAGTGTTCAAAAGATGGCAGAGGAAGTAACAAATTTGCGGGAAATTGAAGTTCTTCTGAAAACGATAATTGAATCAACAAGCGACGCTATATCCGTAGCAGATGAAAATGGAAGAATTGTTATGGTAAATAAGGCATATACTAAAATCACTGGTTTTTCTGCTCAAGATGTCATAGGCAAACTCGCCACGGTTGATATAGCTCAGGGTGAAAGCATGCATTTGCGCGTAGCACAGACACGGCAACCTATTTATGGTGCAAGACTGCTTGTGGGTCCCGGAAAGCGAGAAGTTATCGTTGATGTAACTCCATTATTTGTCAGAGGAGAATTCAAAGGAAGCGTGGGTGTAATTCATGATGTATCAGAAATAGCAAAATTGACTAAGGAACTTGATGAAGTAAAAAGATTGATACGCAGAATGGGTGCAAAGTACTCTTTTGAAGACATAATAGCTGAAAGCTCAAAAATGAAGATAGCTGTTACGCAAGCTATTAAAGTTGCATCAACTCCTGCCACAGTACTTCTCAGAGGAGAAAGCGGAACTGGAAAAGAGTTATTTGCTCATGCTATTCACAATGCAAGCGATAGGCGTGATAAACCTTTTGTAAGTGTTAATTGTGCTGCAATTCCTGAATCAATACTCGAATCAGAGCTTTTTGGCTATACCTCCGGAGCTTTCACTGGCGCAAAAAAGGAAGGAAAAAAAGGCTTGCTGGAAGAAGCTCACCGTGGCACGATTTTTTTTGATGAAATTGGCAAAATGCCTCTTCTTCTTCAATCAAAATTGTTGAGATTCCTGGAGAGCAAAGAAATTGTTCCGGTTGGTGGAACAAAACCTGTGAGGATAGATGCAAGGATAATAGCTGCAACAAACATGAATTTGGAAAAGATGGTTCAGGAAGGATCTTTTCTGCCAGATTTGTATTTTCGACTAAATGTTTTTCCCATCTTTTTACCGCCTTTGAGAGAAAGAAAAGAAGATATACCATATCTCGCACAGCACATAATAAAAAAATTGAATCAACAATATGGAAGACTTGTCGAAGGTATTTCATCGGATGCACTTCGTAAGTTGATACATTACGATTGGCCGGGAAATGTTAGAGAGCTTGAGAATATAATGGGCAGGGCTATGATAAATATGGAGGCTGACGAAAGGATTATAAAATTGCATCATATTCCACCTCTTGAGGAAATTCGCCACATTTCGTCAATCACAAAGGCCGGGAGTCATAAACAATTGCTTTTGGAATACGAGAAAGGAGTGATACTCAAGGCACTTGAAGAGAATTCGTGGAATGTTCAAAAAACTGCCGAAAACCTGAAAATCAGCATCAGGACGCTTTATTACAGAATGAAAATGCTTGGAATAAAGAGAGAAGGAAGGCGCACATAA
- a CDS encoding TetR/AcrR family transcriptional regulator, producing MRRQPKRSDGKKTLSNLLNSATRLFADRGYYGVSIPMIAREANVKNATFYQYFKDKESIYRKILEDSFNKFFNLMIKIDGRDTEEILESFLMNYLAFFSRNRQHYRILHEAVYLRKATFRRVEKTLNEVLHRFFPETLDKTKEMILRWFITGPIRFIAIYKSLHADYEVDRRTIDDLVEFLMKGFDPDAHELDRSVFYIDVKPLKIEVTSTRMKLLQAAEKLFGTRGYRNTMISDITRAANVASGTFYVHFKSKEEILEELVMTTNKNLRITLSTAIKRFHDRRDAEIAGFMAFLKFFMLHPEMYLIVRQAEFFNPSISRNYYEKIFNSYLSPLSEAIQSGQLKNYSPNNLALFLMGIGHFMGEDLVVQKHGNIQETTVYLQKLAPLLFKGISFLKS from the coding sequence GTGCGCAGACAACCTAAAAGATCAGATGGAAAGAAAACTTTGAGCAATCTTTTGAATAGTGCCACAAGGCTTTTTGCAGATCGTGGATACTACGGTGTATCGATACCTATGATCGCGCGTGAAGCAAATGTGAAAAACGCAACATTTTATCAGTACTTTAAAGATAAGGAATCTATTTATAGAAAAATACTTGAAGATTCTTTCAACAAATTCTTCAACCTCATGATTAAAATTGACGGAAGGGACACAGAGGAAATTCTGGAGTCTTTTTTGATGAATTATCTTGCTTTCTTTTCCAGAAATAGGCAACATTATAGAATTTTGCATGAGGCAGTTTATTTAAGAAAGGCTACTTTTCGGCGGGTAGAGAAAACTTTGAATGAAGTTTTGCACAGGTTTTTTCCAGAAACACTTGACAAAACAAAAGAGATGATTCTCAGATGGTTTATTACAGGTCCGATTCGTTTTATAGCCATATATAAATCTCTTCACGCCGACTACGAAGTTGACAGGAGAACCATTGACGACTTGGTTGAATTTCTCATGAAGGGATTTGATCCTGATGCCCATGAACTTGACAGGTCTGTTTTCTATATAGACGTTAAACCCCTTAAAATAGAGGTAACTTCTACGAGAATGAAGCTCTTACAGGCTGCTGAAAAACTTTTTGGAACAAGGGGATATAGAAACACAATGATTAGCGATATCACAAGAGCCGCTAATGTGGCTTCTGGAACATTTTATGTGCACTTTAAAAGTAAGGAAGAGATTCTCGAGGAGCTGGTTATGACTACAAATAAAAATTTGAGAATAACACTTTCGACGGCTATAAAAAGATTTCATGATAGGCGCGACGCAGAAATAGCAGGCTTCATGGCATTTCTTAAGTTTTTTATGTTGCACCCGGAAATGTATCTTATAGTCAGGCAAGCGGAATTTTTTAATCCATCTATATCGCGCAACTATTATGAAAAAATTTTTAACAGCTATCTTTCTCCTTTGAGTGAGGCAATTCAATCTGGTCAGTTAAAAAACTATTCACCAAATAATCTGGCTCTTTTCCTCATGGGAATTGGTCATTTCATGGGTGAAGATCTTGTTGTTCAAAAACACGGCAATATTCAGGAAACAACAGTATATCTTCAAAAGCTCGCCCCTCTTCTTTTCAAAGGTATATCGTTTCTTAAATCATAA
- a CDS encoding 3-oxoacyl-ACP synthase: MEQHAGIVSVGTYLPQKYMTAEDLSHLACIPVDIIVEKFGIRGKYIPRDNETTSFMGIMAAKEALKNAGISPEEIDVVIWNGAQHKDYPCWLASTKVAHEIGAKNAWAFDMEAMCGSMIVGLQVARSLMLSEKNIDTILLVSGYRNVDLVNYQYKHTSFMFDIGASGSAMVLKKNSGRNVLLGISSIVDGSFAEDCVVPVGGTKKWPLQPQDLENYYFQIKDPENFKNRLNEVTLKNFYFVIDDALRKSNLSRKDISYLAMLHFKRSAHLSVLRELGLREDQTTYLEKYGHMGQNDQVFSIKEGLLSGKIKDGDVVVLVGAGVGWTWNAAVVRWGSLREPINW; the protein is encoded by the coding sequence GTGGAGCAACATGCAGGTATAGTAAGCGTAGGAACGTATCTTCCCCAAAAGTACATGACCGCCGAAGATCTGAGTCATCTGGCGTGTATCCCTGTTGATATAATTGTTGAAAAGTTTGGTATAAGAGGGAAATACATTCCGCGTGATAATGAAACGACAAGTTTCATGGGAATTATGGCTGCAAAAGAAGCTTTGAAAAATGCCGGTATTTCACCTGAAGAAATAGATGTTGTCATCTGGAACGGTGCGCAACACAAAGATTATCCGTGCTGGCTTGCAAGCACAAAGGTAGCTCATGAAATAGGCGCAAAAAACGCCTGGGCTTTTGACATGGAAGCGATGTGCGGCTCGATGATAGTTGGTCTTCAGGTTGCGCGATCACTCATGCTTTCTGAGAAAAACATAGATACTATTTTACTTGTAAGTGGGTACAGAAACGTAGATCTTGTGAATTACCAATACAAACACACTTCTTTCATGTTTGATATTGGGGCAAGCGGTTCGGCAATGGTACTAAAGAAGAATTCAGGAAGAAACGTGTTATTAGGTATCTCAAGCATAGTCGATGGATCTTTCGCCGAAGACTGTGTAGTACCAGTTGGCGGGACAAAAAAATGGCCTTTACAACCTCAAGATCTTGAAAACTATTATTTTCAGATAAAAGATCCAGAGAATTTCAAAAATCGACTGAATGAAGTGACACTCAAAAATTTCTATTTTGTAATTGATGATGCCCTCAGAAAAAGCAATTTATCTCGAAAAGACATCTCATATCTGGCAATGCTGCATTTTAAGAGATCTGCTCATCTCTCGGTGCTCAGAGAACTTGGTCTTAGAGAAGATCAGACTACTTATTTGGAGAAATATGGGCACATGGGCCAGAACGATCAGGTTTTTTCAATAAAAGAAGGATTACTTTCTGGAAAGATAAAAGATGGCGACGTTGTTGTCCTTGTGGGAGCTGGAGTGGGTTGGACTTGGAATGCCGCAGTTGTTCGTTGGGGTAGCTTGAGAGAACCGATTAATTGGTAG